From the Megalops cyprinoides isolate fMegCyp1 chromosome 21, fMegCyp1.pri, whole genome shotgun sequence genome, one window contains:
- the LOC118769051 gene encoding splicing factor U2AF 65 kDa subunit-like isoform X3: MSDFDEFERQLTENKQERDKENRHRRRTPSRSRSQERKRRSRERRSRDRRSDSKDRRQRRSSHSPHREKKKKVRKYWDVPPPGFEHITPMQYKAMQAAGQIPATALLPTMTPDGLAVTPTPVPVVGSQMTRQARRLYVGNIPFGITEESMMDFFNAQMRLGGLTQAPGNPVLAVQINQDKNFAFLEFRSVDETTQAMAFDGIIFQGQSLKIRRPHDYQPLPGMSENPSVYVPGVVSTVVPDSAHKLFIGGLPNYLNDDQVKELLTSFGPLKAFNLVKDSATGLSKGYAFCEYVDVNLSDQAIAGLNGMQLGDKKLLVQRASVGSKNAALASINQTPVTLQVPGLMNSSVVQMGGLPTEVLCLMNMVAPEELLDDEEYEEIVEDVRDECSKYGQVKSIEIPRPVDGLEVPGTGKIFVEFTSVFDSQKAMQGLTGRKFANRVVVTKYCDPDAYHRRDFW; encoded by the exons ATGTCGGATTTTGACGAGTTCGAGAGGCAGTTGACGGAGAACAAGCAAG AACGGGACAAGGAGAACCGGCATCGGCGCCGCACTCCGTCCCGCAGTCGCAGCCAGGAGCgcaagaggaggagcagagagaggaggagccgAGACCGCCGCAGCGACAGCAAGGACCGCAGACAGAGACGCAG CAGTCACTCCCCACACCgtgagaagaagaagaaagtgaGGAAGTACTGGGATGTGCCGCCGCCTGGATTTGAGCACATAACACCCATGCAGTACAAAGCCATGCAGG CTGCTGGACAGATCCCAGCCACTGCCCTGCTTCCCACGATGACCCCAGATGGCTTGGCAGTCACTCCCACTCCTGTGCCGGTTGTGGGCAGCCAGATGACTCGGCAGGCGCGGAGGCTCTACGTTGGCAACATCCCTTTCGGCATCACTGAG GAGTCCATGATGGATTTCTTCAATGCCCAGATGCGTCTGGGTGGCCTCACACAAGCACCAGGAAACCCTGTCCTTGCAGTGCAGATTAACCAGGACAAGAACTTTGCCTTCCTCGAG ttTCGCTCTGTGGATGAGACCACCCAGGCCATGGCCTTTGATGGGATCATCTTCCAGGGACAGAGTCTGAAGATCCGCCGGCCACATGACTACCAGCCCCTGCCTGGCATGAGTGAGAACCCCAGTGTCTATGTCCCAG GCGTGGTGTCCACAGTGGTGCCCGACTCAGCCCACAAGCTCTTCATTGGTGGTCTGCCTAACTATCTCAACGATGACCAG gTGAAGGAGCTGCTCACCTCTTTTGGCCCTCTGAAGGCCTTTAACCTGGTGAAGGACAGCGCCACAGGGCTTTCCAAAGGATACGCCTTCTGTGAATATGTTGACGTCAATTTGAGTGATCAG GCCATTGCGGGGCTAAATGGAATGCAGCTGGGCGACAAGAAGCTCCTGGTGCAGAGAGCCAGCGTGGGATCCAAGAACGCCGCTCTG GCCAGTATAAACCAGACCCCGGTGACGCTGCAGGTGCCGGGGCTGATGAACAGCTCGGTGGTGCAGATGGGCGGCCTGCCCACGGAGGTGCTCTGCCTCATGAACATGGTGGCTCCCGAGGAGCTGCTGGACGACGAGGAGTACGAGGAGATCGTGGAGGACGTGAGGGACGAGTGCAGCAAGTACGGCCAGGTGAAGAGCATCGAGATCCCCCGGCCCGTGGACGGCCTCGAGGTCCCCGGCACCGGAAAG atCTTTGTGGAGTTCACGTCGGTGTTTGACTCCCAGAAGGCCATGCAAGGGCTGACAGGCAGGAAGTTTGCCAACAGGGTGGTGGTGACCAAGTACTGCGACCCTGACGCCTATCACCGCCGAGACTTCTGGTAG
- the LOC118769051 gene encoding splicing factor U2AF 65 kDa subunit-like isoform X1 produces MSDFDEFERQLTENKQERDKENRHRRRTPSRSRSQERKRRSRERRSRDRRSDSKDRRQRRSSHSPHREKKKKVRKYWDVPPPGFEHITPMQYKAMQAAGQIPATALLPTMTPDGLAVTPTPVPVVGSQMTRQARRLYVGNIPFGITEESMMDFFNAQMRLGGLTQAPGNPVLAVQINQDKNFAFLEFRSVDETTQAMAFDGIIFQGQSLKIRRPHDYQPLPGMSENPSVYVPGVVSTVVPDSAHKLFIGGLPNYLNDDQVKELLTSFGPLKAFNLVKDSATGLSKGYAFCEYVDVNLSDQAHCSLSQAIAGLNGMQLGDKKLLVQRASVGSKNAALASINQTPVTLQVPGLMNSSVVQMGGLPTEVLCLMNMVAPEELLDDEEYEEIVEDVRDECSKYGQVKSIEIPRPVDGLEVPGTGKIFVEFTSVFDSQKAMQGLTGRKFANRVVVTKYCDPDAYHRRDFW; encoded by the exons ATGTCGGATTTTGACGAGTTCGAGAGGCAGTTGACGGAGAACAAGCAAG AACGGGACAAGGAGAACCGGCATCGGCGCCGCACTCCGTCCCGCAGTCGCAGCCAGGAGCgcaagaggaggagcagagagaggaggagccgAGACCGCCGCAGCGACAGCAAGGACCGCAGACAGAGACGCAG CAGTCACTCCCCACACCgtgagaagaagaagaaagtgaGGAAGTACTGGGATGTGCCGCCGCCTGGATTTGAGCACATAACACCCATGCAGTACAAAGCCATGCAGG CTGCTGGACAGATCCCAGCCACTGCCCTGCTTCCCACGATGACCCCAGATGGCTTGGCAGTCACTCCCACTCCTGTGCCGGTTGTGGGCAGCCAGATGACTCGGCAGGCGCGGAGGCTCTACGTTGGCAACATCCCTTTCGGCATCACTGAG GAGTCCATGATGGATTTCTTCAATGCCCAGATGCGTCTGGGTGGCCTCACACAAGCACCAGGAAACCCTGTCCTTGCAGTGCAGATTAACCAGGACAAGAACTTTGCCTTCCTCGAG ttTCGCTCTGTGGATGAGACCACCCAGGCCATGGCCTTTGATGGGATCATCTTCCAGGGACAGAGTCTGAAGATCCGCCGGCCACATGACTACCAGCCCCTGCCTGGCATGAGTGAGAACCCCAGTGTCTATGTCCCAG GCGTGGTGTCCACAGTGGTGCCCGACTCAGCCCACAAGCTCTTCATTGGTGGTCTGCCTAACTATCTCAACGATGACCAG gTGAAGGAGCTGCTCACCTCTTTTGGCCCTCTGAAGGCCTTTAACCTGGTGAAGGACAGCGCCACAGGGCTTTCCAAAGGATACGCCTTCTGTGAATATGTTGACGTCAATTTGAGTGATCAG GCGCACTGTTCACTGTCGCAGGCCATTGCGGGGCTAAATGGAATGCAGCTGGGCGACAAGAAGCTCCTGGTGCAGAGAGCCAGCGTGGGATCCAAGAACGCCGCTCTG GCCAGTATAAACCAGACCCCGGTGACGCTGCAGGTGCCGGGGCTGATGAACAGCTCGGTGGTGCAGATGGGCGGCCTGCCCACGGAGGTGCTCTGCCTCATGAACATGGTGGCTCCCGAGGAGCTGCTGGACGACGAGGAGTACGAGGAGATCGTGGAGGACGTGAGGGACGAGTGCAGCAAGTACGGCCAGGTGAAGAGCATCGAGATCCCCCGGCCCGTGGACGGCCTCGAGGTCCCCGGCACCGGAAAG atCTTTGTGGAGTTCACGTCGGTGTTTGACTCCCAGAAGGCCATGCAAGGGCTGACAGGCAGGAAGTTTGCCAACAGGGTGGTGGTGACCAAGTACTGCGACCCTGACGCCTATCACCGCCGAGACTTCTGGTAG
- the LOC118769051 gene encoding splicing factor U2AF 65 kDa subunit-like isoform X2, whose product MSDFDEFERQLTENKQERDKENRHRRRTPSRSRSQERKRRSRERRSRDRRSDSKDRRQRRSHSPHREKKKKVRKYWDVPPPGFEHITPMQYKAMQAAGQIPATALLPTMTPDGLAVTPTPVPVVGSQMTRQARRLYVGNIPFGITEESMMDFFNAQMRLGGLTQAPGNPVLAVQINQDKNFAFLEFRSVDETTQAMAFDGIIFQGQSLKIRRPHDYQPLPGMSENPSVYVPGVVSTVVPDSAHKLFIGGLPNYLNDDQVKELLTSFGPLKAFNLVKDSATGLSKGYAFCEYVDVNLSDQAHCSLSQAIAGLNGMQLGDKKLLVQRASVGSKNAALASINQTPVTLQVPGLMNSSVVQMGGLPTEVLCLMNMVAPEELLDDEEYEEIVEDVRDECSKYGQVKSIEIPRPVDGLEVPGTGKIFVEFTSVFDSQKAMQGLTGRKFANRVVVTKYCDPDAYHRRDFW is encoded by the exons ATGTCGGATTTTGACGAGTTCGAGAGGCAGTTGACGGAGAACAAGCAAG AACGGGACAAGGAGAACCGGCATCGGCGCCGCACTCCGTCCCGCAGTCGCAGCCAGGAGCgcaagaggaggagcagagagaggaggagccgAGACCGCCGCAGCGACAGCAAGGACCGCAGACAGAGACGCAG TCACTCCCCACACCgtgagaagaagaagaaagtgaGGAAGTACTGGGATGTGCCGCCGCCTGGATTTGAGCACATAACACCCATGCAGTACAAAGCCATGCAGG CTGCTGGACAGATCCCAGCCACTGCCCTGCTTCCCACGATGACCCCAGATGGCTTGGCAGTCACTCCCACTCCTGTGCCGGTTGTGGGCAGCCAGATGACTCGGCAGGCGCGGAGGCTCTACGTTGGCAACATCCCTTTCGGCATCACTGAG GAGTCCATGATGGATTTCTTCAATGCCCAGATGCGTCTGGGTGGCCTCACACAAGCACCAGGAAACCCTGTCCTTGCAGTGCAGATTAACCAGGACAAGAACTTTGCCTTCCTCGAG ttTCGCTCTGTGGATGAGACCACCCAGGCCATGGCCTTTGATGGGATCATCTTCCAGGGACAGAGTCTGAAGATCCGCCGGCCACATGACTACCAGCCCCTGCCTGGCATGAGTGAGAACCCCAGTGTCTATGTCCCAG GCGTGGTGTCCACAGTGGTGCCCGACTCAGCCCACAAGCTCTTCATTGGTGGTCTGCCTAACTATCTCAACGATGACCAG gTGAAGGAGCTGCTCACCTCTTTTGGCCCTCTGAAGGCCTTTAACCTGGTGAAGGACAGCGCCACAGGGCTTTCCAAAGGATACGCCTTCTGTGAATATGTTGACGTCAATTTGAGTGATCAG GCGCACTGTTCACTGTCGCAGGCCATTGCGGGGCTAAATGGAATGCAGCTGGGCGACAAGAAGCTCCTGGTGCAGAGAGCCAGCGTGGGATCCAAGAACGCCGCTCTG GCCAGTATAAACCAGACCCCGGTGACGCTGCAGGTGCCGGGGCTGATGAACAGCTCGGTGGTGCAGATGGGCGGCCTGCCCACGGAGGTGCTCTGCCTCATGAACATGGTGGCTCCCGAGGAGCTGCTGGACGACGAGGAGTACGAGGAGATCGTGGAGGACGTGAGGGACGAGTGCAGCAAGTACGGCCAGGTGAAGAGCATCGAGATCCCCCGGCCCGTGGACGGCCTCGAGGTCCCCGGCACCGGAAAG atCTTTGTGGAGTTCACGTCGGTGTTTGACTCCCAGAAGGCCATGCAAGGGCTGACAGGCAGGAAGTTTGCCAACAGGGTGGTGGTGACCAAGTACTGCGACCCTGACGCCTATCACCGCCGAGACTTCTGGTAG
- the LOC118769051 gene encoding splicing factor U2AF 65 kDa subunit-like isoform X4 — translation MSDFDEFERQLTENKQERDKENRHRRRTPSRSRSQERKRRSRERRSRDRRSDSKDRRQRRSHSPHREKKKKVRKYWDVPPPGFEHITPMQYKAMQAAGQIPATALLPTMTPDGLAVTPTPVPVVGSQMTRQARRLYVGNIPFGITEESMMDFFNAQMRLGGLTQAPGNPVLAVQINQDKNFAFLEFRSVDETTQAMAFDGIIFQGQSLKIRRPHDYQPLPGMSENPSVYVPGVVSTVVPDSAHKLFIGGLPNYLNDDQVKELLTSFGPLKAFNLVKDSATGLSKGYAFCEYVDVNLSDQAIAGLNGMQLGDKKLLVQRASVGSKNAALASINQTPVTLQVPGLMNSSVVQMGGLPTEVLCLMNMVAPEELLDDEEYEEIVEDVRDECSKYGQVKSIEIPRPVDGLEVPGTGKIFVEFTSVFDSQKAMQGLTGRKFANRVVVTKYCDPDAYHRRDFW, via the exons ATGTCGGATTTTGACGAGTTCGAGAGGCAGTTGACGGAGAACAAGCAAG AACGGGACAAGGAGAACCGGCATCGGCGCCGCACTCCGTCCCGCAGTCGCAGCCAGGAGCgcaagaggaggagcagagagaggaggagccgAGACCGCCGCAGCGACAGCAAGGACCGCAGACAGAGACGCAG TCACTCCCCACACCgtgagaagaagaagaaagtgaGGAAGTACTGGGATGTGCCGCCGCCTGGATTTGAGCACATAACACCCATGCAGTACAAAGCCATGCAGG CTGCTGGACAGATCCCAGCCACTGCCCTGCTTCCCACGATGACCCCAGATGGCTTGGCAGTCACTCCCACTCCTGTGCCGGTTGTGGGCAGCCAGATGACTCGGCAGGCGCGGAGGCTCTACGTTGGCAACATCCCTTTCGGCATCACTGAG GAGTCCATGATGGATTTCTTCAATGCCCAGATGCGTCTGGGTGGCCTCACACAAGCACCAGGAAACCCTGTCCTTGCAGTGCAGATTAACCAGGACAAGAACTTTGCCTTCCTCGAG ttTCGCTCTGTGGATGAGACCACCCAGGCCATGGCCTTTGATGGGATCATCTTCCAGGGACAGAGTCTGAAGATCCGCCGGCCACATGACTACCAGCCCCTGCCTGGCATGAGTGAGAACCCCAGTGTCTATGTCCCAG GCGTGGTGTCCACAGTGGTGCCCGACTCAGCCCACAAGCTCTTCATTGGTGGTCTGCCTAACTATCTCAACGATGACCAG gTGAAGGAGCTGCTCACCTCTTTTGGCCCTCTGAAGGCCTTTAACCTGGTGAAGGACAGCGCCACAGGGCTTTCCAAAGGATACGCCTTCTGTGAATATGTTGACGTCAATTTGAGTGATCAG GCCATTGCGGGGCTAAATGGAATGCAGCTGGGCGACAAGAAGCTCCTGGTGCAGAGAGCCAGCGTGGGATCCAAGAACGCCGCTCTG GCCAGTATAAACCAGACCCCGGTGACGCTGCAGGTGCCGGGGCTGATGAACAGCTCGGTGGTGCAGATGGGCGGCCTGCCCACGGAGGTGCTCTGCCTCATGAACATGGTGGCTCCCGAGGAGCTGCTGGACGACGAGGAGTACGAGGAGATCGTGGAGGACGTGAGGGACGAGTGCAGCAAGTACGGCCAGGTGAAGAGCATCGAGATCCCCCGGCCCGTGGACGGCCTCGAGGTCCCCGGCACCGGAAAG atCTTTGTGGAGTTCACGTCGGTGTTTGACTCCCAGAAGGCCATGCAAGGGCTGACAGGCAGGAAGTTTGCCAACAGGGTGGTGGTGACCAAGTACTGCGACCCTGACGCCTATCACCGCCGAGACTTCTGGTAG
- the LOC118768860 gene encoding visinin-like, translated as MGNAKSGAVSKEILEDLKLHTKFSETELSQWYENFQKQCPSGRITPDEFQNIYQRFFPESDAKTYAQHVFRSFDTNDDGTLDFKEYIIALHMTSSGKMALKLEWAFSLFDVDKNGYITKSEVTEICQAIFKLIPKEKQDQLPSDENTPEKRANKLWSYFDKKDNERLAEGEFIKGVTENENALHLIQYDPSK; from the exons ATGGGCAACGCGAAAAGTGGCGCGGTCTCCAAGGAGATCCTGGAGGACCTGAAGCTCCACACCAAGTTCTCGGAGACCGAGCTCTCACAGTGGTATGAGAACTTCCAGAAGCAGTGTCCGTCGGGACGCATCACGCCCGATGAGTTCCAGAATATCTACCAGCGCTTCTTCCCCGAGAGCGACGCCAAGACCTACGCCCAGCACGTCTTCCGCTCCTTCGACACCAACGACGATGGCACtctggacttcaaggagtatATCATAGCCCTGCACATGACCTCCTCTGGCAAAATGGCTCTCAAGCTGGAGTGGGCCTTCTCGCTCTTTGACGTGGACAAGAACGGCTACATCACCAAGTCTGAAGTGACCGAGATATGCCAG GCCATCTTTAAGCTGATCCCGAAGGAGAAACAGGACCAGCTACCGAGCGACGAGAACACACCCGAGAAGAGGGCGAACAAACTGTGGAGCTACTTTGATAAAAAGGATAACG AGAGACTGGCTGAAGGAGAATTTATCAAAGGTGtgacagagaatgagaatgcTCTCCATCTCATACAGTATGACCCTTCAAAATAA